In Ostrea edulis chromosome 4, xbOstEdul1.1, whole genome shotgun sequence, a single window of DNA contains:
- the LOC125672182 gene encoding golgin subfamily A member 6-like protein 6 isoform X2 → MTSDVSHLNSVFPLLLESIFMSSSLAVILIDWNHSCLEASLLRMLQSYLPRWRIRNIRQDVYLCLFIAALAIMYSNSLENCRIAVAATVVQISFWLQSKSKAENVSDKCIGTPEVQLINKAVGGSQVTHKEQETSVSTCCRAGVPQYFLSMFPSSSGPQSEVNMEEELGMPYVEAFRKQVDEEEVSNEELMTAIEYLNTLKEGIEVYRSADKLINAVDHIQRMGQKSRLDDSGLPRDYSYEELRHIVVEESGYPLEDLERVLEKSSFPPSPEEFVEIHHDMKVQLEREVEEKDREMEETRQEMEETSQTLEETLRVVEETTQEVVESRQKVMSLRQRLQQNQQALQQKDRIIQQERQMLQQERQRVREMEQNPEGEWQRRLREMEEEIRRLSAQSDRSKCKICLVKEVQVSFTPCNHLISCQECVDNLKVCPMCRKPIQGTATVFFA, encoded by the exons ATGACCTCTGATGTGAGTCACCTAAACTCGGTCTTCCCCCTCCTTTTGGAGTCCATTTTCATGTCGTCCTCTCTGGCGGTGATTCTGATTGACTGGAATCACAGCTGCCTAGAAGCATCACTACTGAGGATGCTTCAGAGTTACCTCCCTAGATGGAGGATCAGGAACATTCGTCAGGACGTGTACCTATGTTTGTTCATAGCAGCGCTCGCTATCATGTACAGTAACTCTTTGGAAAACTGTAGAATTGCTGTAGCTGCCACTGTTGTTCAAATATCCTTCTGGCTTCAGAGTAAGTCAAAGGCAGAAAATGTCTCTGATAAATGCATTGGGACCCCAGAAGTTCAGCTCATCAACAAAGCAGTGGGTGGGTCCCAGGTAACACACAAGGAACAGGAAACCAGTGTCTCCACCTGCTGTAGAGCTGGGGTACCTCAATACTTCCTGTCAATGTTCCCCTCCTCCTCTGGGCCTCAGTCTGAGGTCAACATGGAGGAGGAGTTGGGAATGCCCTATGTTGAGGCCTTCAGAAAACAGGTGGATGAGGAGGAGGTATCCAATGAGGAGCTGATGACTGCTATAGAGTACCTCAACACCCTCAAGGAAG GGATAGAGGTGTACAGGAGTGCTGACAAACTGATCAATGCGGTGGACCACATCCAGCGGATGGGACAGAAGTCACGCCTGGATGACTCTGGACTTCCCCGGGATTACTCTTATGAGGAGCTCCGTCACATCGTGGTGGAAGAGAGCGGCTATCCCCTGGAGGATTTGGAGAGAGTGTTAGAAAAGAGCA GTTTCCCACCGTCTCCAGAGGAGTTTGTTGAAATACATCATGACATGAAAG TACAACTAGAGAGAGAGGTGGAGGAGAAGGATAGAGAGATGGAGGAGACTCGACAGGAGATGGAGGAGACTAGTCAGACACTGGAGGAGACTCTTAGAGTGGTGGAGGAGACCACACAGGAAGTGGTGGAATCCCGACAGAAAGTCATGTCACTCAGACAGAGGCTACAGCAGAATCAGCAAGCCTTACAACAGAAGGACAGAATCATTCAGCAGGAGAGACAGATGTTACAGCAGGAGAGACAGAGAGTGAGAGAGATGGAGCAGAACCCAGAGGGAGAGTGGCAGAGACGACTCCGTGAGATGGAGGAGGAGATCCGCCGTCTGTCCGCCCAGTCGGACCGCTCTAAGTGTAAGATTTGTCTTGTGAAGGAGGTACAGGTGTCCTTTACACCATGTAATCACCTGATCTCATGTCAGGAATGTGTTGACAATCTGAAAGTCTGCCCTATGTGTAGGAAGCCTATTCAGGGAACAGCCACTGTGTTCTTCGCCTAA
- the LOC125672182 gene encoding golgin subfamily A member 6-like protein 22 isoform X1 translates to MTSDVSHLNSVFPLLLESIFMSSSLAVILIDWNHSCLEASLLRMLQSYLPRWRIRNIRQDVYLCLFIAALAIMYSNSLENCRIAVAATVVQISFWLQSKSKAENVSDKCIGTPEVQLINKAVGGSQVTHKEQETSVSTCCRAGVPQYFLSMFPSSSGPQSEVNMEEELGMPYVEAFRKQVDEEEVSNEELMTAIEYLNTLKEGIEVYRSADKLINAVDHIQRMGQKSRLDDSGLPRDYSYEELRHIVVEESGYPLEDLERVLEKSSFPPSPEEFVEIHHDMKGIVQLEREVEEKDREMEETRQEMEETSQTLEETLRVVEETTQEVVESRQKVMSLRQRLQQNQQALQQKDRIIQQERQMLQQERQRVREMEQNPEGEWQRRLREMEEEIRRLSAQSDRSKCKICLVKEVQVSFTPCNHLISCQECVDNLKVCPMCRKPIQGTATVFFA, encoded by the exons ATGACCTCTGATGTGAGTCACCTAAACTCGGTCTTCCCCCTCCTTTTGGAGTCCATTTTCATGTCGTCCTCTCTGGCGGTGATTCTGATTGACTGGAATCACAGCTGCCTAGAAGCATCACTACTGAGGATGCTTCAGAGTTACCTCCCTAGATGGAGGATCAGGAACATTCGTCAGGACGTGTACCTATGTTTGTTCATAGCAGCGCTCGCTATCATGTACAGTAACTCTTTGGAAAACTGTAGAATTGCTGTAGCTGCCACTGTTGTTCAAATATCCTTCTGGCTTCAGAGTAAGTCAAAGGCAGAAAATGTCTCTGATAAATGCATTGGGACCCCAGAAGTTCAGCTCATCAACAAAGCAGTGGGTGGGTCCCAGGTAACACACAAGGAACAGGAAACCAGTGTCTCCACCTGCTGTAGAGCTGGGGTACCTCAATACTTCCTGTCAATGTTCCCCTCCTCCTCTGGGCCTCAGTCTGAGGTCAACATGGAGGAGGAGTTGGGAATGCCCTATGTTGAGGCCTTCAGAAAACAGGTGGATGAGGAGGAGGTATCCAATGAGGAGCTGATGACTGCTATAGAGTACCTCAACACCCTCAAGGAAG GGATAGAGGTGTACAGGAGTGCTGACAAACTGATCAATGCGGTGGACCACATCCAGCGGATGGGACAGAAGTCACGCCTGGATGACTCTGGACTTCCCCGGGATTACTCTTATGAGGAGCTCCGTCACATCGTGGTGGAAGAGAGCGGCTATCCCCTGGAGGATTTGGAGAGAGTGTTAGAAAAGAGCA GTTTCCCACCGTCTCCAGAGGAGTTTGTTGAAATACATCATGACATGAAAGGTATAG TACAACTAGAGAGAGAGGTGGAGGAGAAGGATAGAGAGATGGAGGAGACTCGACAGGAGATGGAGGAGACTAGTCAGACACTGGAGGAGACTCTTAGAGTGGTGGAGGAGACCACACAGGAAGTGGTGGAATCCCGACAGAAAGTCATGTCACTCAGACAGAGGCTACAGCAGAATCAGCAAGCCTTACAACAGAAGGACAGAATCATTCAGCAGGAGAGACAGATGTTACAGCAGGAGAGACAGAGAGTGAGAGAGATGGAGCAGAACCCAGAGGGAGAGTGGCAGAGACGACTCCGTGAGATGGAGGAGGAGATCCGCCGTCTGTCCGCCCAGTCGGACCGCTCTAAGTGTAAGATTTGTCTTGTGAAGGAGGTACAGGTGTCCTTTACACCATGTAATCACCTGATCTCATGTCAGGAATGTGTTGACAATCTGAAAGTCTGCCCTATGTGTAGGAAGCCTATTCAGGGAACAGCCACTGTGTTCTTCGCCTAA